One Oscillospiraceae bacterium genomic region harbors:
- a CDS encoding transposase translates to MNKTAENRQYDHEYKVQAVKLAKEIGQAKAAKEQGIPKNTMYSWVRANRLGTLDLGAGSQTPQSAMTLNEELLKLRQQVKELEKENRRLKKENDFLEEASAFFAASRLKSAKTKE, encoded by the coding sequence GTGAATAAAACGGCAGAAAACAGACAATATGACCACGAATACAAAGTACAGGCAGTGAAACTTGCCAAAGAAATCGGACAAGCTAAGGCCGCCAAAGAACAGGGGATCCCCAAGAACACCATGTATAGCTGGGTACGGGCTAACCGTCTTGGCACTCTTGACCTTGGAGCTGGCTCACAGACCCCACAAAGCGCTATGACGCTTAACGAGGAACTCCTAAAGCTTCGCCAGCAGGTAAAGGAACTGGAGAAAGAAAACCGACGTTTGAAGAAAGAAAACGACTTTCTGGAGGAAGCCAGCGCTTTTTTCGCCGCGAGCCGTCTGAAGTCAGCAAAAACGAAAGAATGA
- a CDS encoding sigma-70 family RNA polymerase sigma factor, with product MMAKKKDFYNQSISGEDVELLAQFTGKLDKVLHNKRVSYLRKKNQKETKEVSFEANASYLEGVSCRIEVSVEECVEEKLMLEETDKHLQNLPVREYAVITCLYINEMSVKETAKELGIKPNTVSTHKKNATARIRKKMEDK from the coding sequence ATGATGGCAAAGAAAAAAGATTTCTACAATCAATCAATTTCTGGTGAGGATGTCGAACTGCTAGCACAATTCACCGGAAAACTGGACAAGGTTCTGCACAACAAGAGAGTTTCATATCTGCGGAAGAAGAACCAGAAGGAGACGAAGGAAGTTTCCTTTGAAGCAAATGCCTCTTACTTAGAGGGTGTATCCTGCAGAATTGAGGTATCTGTTGAAGAGTGCGTTGAAGAAAAGCTGATGTTGGAAGAGACTGACAAACATCTGCAGAATCTTCCTGTTAGAGAGTATGCGGTTATCACATGCCTCTACATCAACGAGATGAGCGTAAAGGAGACTGCCAAGGAGTTGGGCATCAAGCCCAACACGGTCAGCACGCATAAGAAAAATGCAACTGCACGGATTCGCAAAAAGATGGAGGACAAGTAA
- a CDS encoding helix-turn-helix domain-containing protein: MGMFKNILVRAHHGDKEAVDKLYEQYKPLLRKYSFVNGVFDEDLHHILVIAFLEMIRTFKV, from the coding sequence ATGGGAATGTTTAAGAATATTCTGGTAAGGGCACACCATGGTGACAAAGAGGCCGTGGACAAACTCTATGAGCAGTATAAACCCCTGCTGCGGAAGTACAGCTTCGTGAACGGAGTTTTTGATGAGGATTTGCATCATATCCTTGTGATTGCATTTCTCGAAATGATTCGGACATTCAAGGTCTAA
- a CDS encoding helix-turn-helix domain-containing protein: MAATSFQQVTAMLVELNPQIFKKEVFCISSKGFNQRDAYRVMLRKYPDVMNIEQMCDALRISTKTGYKLLHEGKIPAMKIGRSYRIPKAHLFMYLQICGQHCRAENRQC; this comes from the coding sequence ATGGCGGCCACAAGTTTTCAACAAGTGACCGCCATGCTTGTGGAATTAAATCCGCAAATTTTCAAAAAAGAGGTGTTTTGTATAAGCAGCAAAGGATTTAACCAGCGCGATGCCTACCGTGTGATGCTGCGCAAGTATCCCGATGTGATGAACATTGAGCAGATGTGCGATGCCCTGCGAATCAGCACCAAAACGGGGTACAAGCTGCTGCACGAAGGCAAAATCCCGGCGATGAAAATCGGGCGCTCGTATCGCATCCCCAAAGCCCACCTGTTTATGTACCTTCAAATTTGCGGTCAACACTGTCGAGCAGAGAATCGACAGTGTTGA
- a CDS encoding site-specific integrase, which produces MVAGHLQEKNGIYYVVLTYKTYDGKRKTKWQSTGLPIKGNKRRAEAMMRELQDDFEPPVDPKGPPSKAMLFADYLVQWLEIAKSTVKLTTYASYKELSNSRIIPYFRNLGVTLGDLKAVHIQAFYQEQLERVKPNTVIHYHAVIHRALKYAVKTDLIDVNPADKVDRPKKNEFTGNFYSKDEMNALFDAVRGSKIEVAVMLTAFYGLRRSEVVGLKWAAVDFEQNTIEICHTVTTVRLDGKEVLVESNGTKTKSSKRTLPLVPVFRERLLTLQEEQKENRKLCGRCYNKKYADYICVDAMGNLLKPDYLSNSFQIILQNYHLRRIRFHDLRHSCASLLLANGVPMKMIQEWLGHSDFSTTANIYSHLDYASKVSSAEAMLNGLGMGSNPGNDT; this is translated from the coding sequence ATGGTCGCAGGGCATCTGCAAGAAAAAAATGGTATCTACTATGTGGTACTGACCTACAAAACTTATGACGGCAAACGCAAAACCAAATGGCAATCCACGGGCTTGCCCATCAAGGGCAACAAGCGGCGCGCCGAGGCGATGATGCGTGAGCTGCAAGACGACTTTGAGCCACCCGTTGACCCCAAAGGTCCGCCCAGCAAAGCTATGCTGTTTGCGGATTATCTGGTGCAATGGCTGGAAATCGCAAAGTCAACCGTCAAGCTGACAACCTACGCCAGCTACAAAGAACTGTCGAACAGCAGGATCATTCCTTACTTTAGAAATCTCGGCGTTACGCTGGGCGACCTGAAAGCGGTTCATATCCAAGCATTTTATCAGGAACAGTTGGAGCGTGTGAAGCCCAATACGGTCATTCACTATCATGCGGTTATCCACCGCGCCTTGAAATACGCAGTGAAAACAGACCTGATCGATGTGAACCCTGCCGACAAGGTAGACCGCCCAAAGAAAAACGAATTTACCGGGAACTTTTACAGCAAGGACGAAATGAACGCGCTGTTCGACGCTGTGCGCGGCAGTAAAATTGAGGTGGCAGTTATGTTGACCGCCTTTTATGGTCTGCGCCGCAGCGAGGTTGTAGGGCTGAAATGGGCTGCTGTGGACTTTGAGCAGAACACGATTGAAATCTGCCACACGGTCACAACGGTTCGGCTGGATGGAAAAGAAGTTCTTGTAGAATCCAATGGCACAAAAACCAAATCCAGCAAGCGCACCTTGCCGCTTGTACCGGTTTTCCGGGAACGGCTGCTGACCTTGCAGGAGGAACAGAAAGAAAACCGCAAGCTGTGCGGTAGGTGCTACAACAAAAAATACGCAGACTACATCTGCGTAGACGCAATGGGCAATCTGCTCAAGCCGGATTATCTCTCCAATTCGTTCCAGATTATCTTGCAAAATTATCATCTGCGGCGCATCCGCTTTCACGATTTGCGCCACTCTTGCGCCAGTTTGCTTTTGGCAAACGGTGTCCCGATGAAGATGATTCAGGAGTGGCTGGGACACAGCGATTTCTCTACCACCGCGAATATTTATTCGCATTTGGACTACGCTTCCAAGGTTTCTTCGGCAGAAGCGATGCTGAACGGGCTTGGAATGGGTTCAAATCCGGGAAATGACACTTAA